The DNA window GCTGGGACTTCAAAAGTCGTCGTCTTCACCGCTGGAAGAAACAGACTATGTTGAGAAAACTTATCGATGTGGATCCCATGAGATGAGAATTTTTGGAGCAATAGGTAGTGGTGCTAGCAGTGTTGTTCAGAGAGCTATTCATATTCCTACCCATAGAATTCTTGCTCTCaagaaaatcaatatttttgaaaaggtATGCATTTTTACcatcattttcttattttctgACAATGTTTGGATGCAAAGATTGACAGATACATTTTGTACGGGTGATGTAATAGGTACTTACAATTCAAATTCCCCTTCATGAGCTATAGTACTATTTTAATTTCGAGTCTTATATCTTTACCTATTACTCCCTCtatcccattctaattgagaaaatttcaattgcacattatttaagaaattttgataatattacttttatatcctcatattacattaaatgcatcacaactttttaaaaatatgctttctaattgcattaattgaagagggtaaaaagagaaaaatagtgTGAAAAGTACTCTATAAATAGTaattgtcaattagaatgggacaaccaaaatagaaattatgttcaattagaatgggacggagggagtatatattatCAAATATGCTAGGAATTTGTTACAAGGAAACTTCTCTAATCTTACCTTCTCCTCGTTCCATTCTTCATTTTCGGAAAGGTTTTTGAAACTCTATAacttattcttgtaaaaatGTCGTTTTATCGTTTTCCATTCTGGTATTTCAGTTTCAACGTTTCTGTGCTACGTAGCCTGGGATAGTCTGTAATTCTCATCATGCTTTTAAGAAAAAGTGCATATATTAATTCTATGAGTAGTGATTACAACTGGTTTACATTCAGTAAGTATTTTCTGCTTTTAGTACCTATATGACGACTCCTGTTGTGTATTTTAgatttttcatttcatatgaTCTGAGCATCATTATCTATCTTCAATAGTGCCTGTTCACATGCCTAGCCTCTGTGCCTGTTAACTTTACTTGAATAACATGATTGGCAATACAAACTGGAAGACGATGTAGTGAGTATGTGTGCATATCTCACTTGTCTGGACGAGGAAACTTCTCCAATCTTATCTTTTCCGCgtttcattttttcatttttggaaaCGTCTCTGAATCTCTATAACTTATTCTTGTAAAATGTCGTTTTATCGTTTTGCATTTTGGTATCAACATTTCTGTGCTACATAAtagttttcttttatatttccCTGGGATTCTTATCATGCTTTCAAGAACAAGTGCATATATTAATTCTATGAGTTGTGATTACAAGTAGTGTACTTTCAGTTACTGTGTTCTGCTTTAAGTACTTATAGATTACTTATAGACGACTCTTGTCGAAGAACTGTATTTAAGATATTTCATTCCACATGATCTGAGCATCATTATATATCCTCGGTAATGATAGTTCATATGTCTGGCCTCTAGGTCTGGTAAGctacttcattcaatcaacactttccgtttcggaaacgtgtcGAACACTAAACATTTAACAcaaaactttactttttttatataggAAATCTTAAAATGACACTGTTTCGTCGTGTCCGTGTCTGTGTTTGTGCTACCTAGATGTTAACATTAGTTGAATAATATGACTGGCAATACAAATTGGAAATTTGGAAGACGGTGTGGTGAGTATGCCTGCATAGCTCACTTGTGTGGACGAGGTGTGACTTTAGAAGAAGTAATAGGCTACAATTCGTCATGACACCAACAGAACaatttttggaaattttatatcattataatttatatctaACATAGTAATATTACATACATATTTCTACtaatcataatttaattttaaactttatttaaattgtataagtctttattttttgtttcatgGCAAACTTTGATAACCAAGTGAATTTAacatacaaaaaattaatattttttctatgAAGAttccttataaaaattataactaccctatatattaaaataagtttaataCTCCATTTGGACTACATTTAACTTATCTGATTACAATTTTATTATGAGAAATACGCCTGATCCAAAACTTcagaataaaaaatttcatcaGATACAAACAAggtaaaaaagaaaaggaaactgTTTATGCTTTTGGCATGGTTAAACTTTGGTCTCTGTCAATTCTTCGGCGTAGATTTTGCCAGGTAACTGTAGCACTGTAGCAATGgtttttgcatttgtttccaCAGTTTAGATTTGGGAATGTGCTTCTCAAATCATTGCCCATACAAATTTGATGTGGgagtttaattttcaaagtgCCATGGGTAGAAGTATCATTTATTGCCACACGGAACTATGTGAGTTACTTTGTTTTTGATCATTAGGAGAAAAGACAACAACTTCTTACGGAAATAAGGACGCTGTGCGAGGCACCTTGTAACGAAGGTCTTGTGGAGTTTCATGGAGCATTTTATACTCCTGACTCAGGGCAAATAAGCATTGCTTTAGAATATATGGATGGAGGATCATTGGCTGACATCTTACGAGTGCGGAAAAAGATACCAGAACCAATTCTTTCATTTATGTTTCAAAAGCTTCTGCATGTGAGGCTATTATATCCTATTTTAGTTGGTTTTTCTTGTTATTGTAACTTGATCCATGCCACTTCTTCATTCATTTTTGGCTGTGTTCGTAACTTCTTTCTTGTAATCTTTTCTCCCTTGAAGGGCCTAAGCTACTTGCATGGAGTTAGGTATCTAGTCCACCGAGACATTAAACCAGCAAATATGCTCATAAATCTGAAGGGGGAGCCAAAAATAACAGATTTTGGGATAAGTGCTGGCCTGGAGAATTCGGTGGCAATGGTTAGTGACAATAGCTATGGGTTCTCAGTTTTCATTTATGTTATCAGTTGATCAGTTCTCATTTATGTTAGTGGCAATGGTTAGTGACCATGGGTTCTTTGTTACTCAGAGTTCCAGATATCTGTCATGAATTGATAAAGGTGTGCTAATATTTCCTGATTGTATACTTTGCCAGTGTGCTACTTTTGTTGGGACTGTTACATACATGTCACCCGAGCGAATTCGAAATGAGAGTTACTCTTATCCAGCTGATATTTGGAGCCTTGGTCTTGCACTTTTTGAGTGTGGCACAGGTGAATTCCCATACACAGCTAATGAAGGACCTGTCAACCTTATGTTACAGGTGAGATAGCATATTGATGCCCATTGGTTTATTTATTCACTTCTGAAAGTTGTGCTCAAACTTTTCCTCTACACGCATGGTATTGTTTTGGTGaaactaaaattattaattcgTCATGGAAGATCTTGGAAGATCCATCGCCATCACCATCAAAACACAATTTTTCTCCTGAATTCTGCTCATTTGTCGATGCTTGCCTGCAAAAGGATCCAGATGCCAGGCCAACAGCAGACCAGGTAAACAAATGATTGATGGAATTTGCAGGATTTGAAATGCCCTTGTACATTTGGAACTGAATTGAATTAGGACATTTCATCAGGTCCTTTTATATATACATTTCTTTTTCTTGCAGCTTCTTTTGCACCCGTTTATTCTCAAATATGCAGAGTCAGGTGTAGACCTAGCAGCATTTGTCCGTAATGTTTTCGATCCAACACAAAAGTTGAAGGACTTGGCAGATGTAAGTATCTGACTATCAAACGTGTTTGTAGATGTTTCTATATCAGCAAACATGTAAAAAATACCAATTTAATAAGTATATGACATTTATGATTTAGTCACTGATTGGTTCctataaatgtttttttatcttCTAGCCGTGAATTTTGAGTTTCCTTAATATGCTTTCTTTGGAAGCTATGTTGCATGGAAACAGAAACGGCGGAACaaacttttttcaaatataaGAAACGGAAACATGGAGAAAGcttgtaaataataaataaatagtaaaaactgtaagaaaaattatatatcaaattttatttagaaaaaatatattttcatgtAAATAAACTACtgtatatttatgaaaatttataactaaaatttaaattcataaaaagtaAACTATAATATAGAAATTGTGTTTATAGCAAGAAGAAGATTTTGTATTGTGGATTGTaggagatttttttttatatataggtAACTCATTAGGTTTTTTTAGTTGGGAAATAGGTTTCCTATTAGGAAATGGGTGTTCAATTTTTATGATTCACGGAGACAGCTTCGAAATGCTTCTTATGAGATTCTGAAAGCTTCGTAAACAAAAAGTGTCCGAAATGGGGAAATGCAGCTTCCTCTAGGTTTAGATTCTGAAAGCTTCGTAAACAAAATAGTGTCCGAAATGGGGAAATGCTGCTTCCTCTAGGTTTCGTGCATTATAGTCCGGAAGTATTGTATAGTTAATTCTTACATttcataagaaaataaaaaacttcTATTATTTGGTTTTAATGCATCGGTTTACATGACCAGATGTTGGCAATGCACTATTACTTGCTATTTGATGGATCTGAGGAGCATTGGCAGCATGCCAAGACGCTCTATAACGAAGGTTCAACTTTTAGGTACTGAGTTGTGCAATGACAATCACTTATCTGTTCTAAGAAGTGAAAAAACTTACTTATAGAAAGACAATATGACTTGCATTGTTTTTCTTTCCTATGAAATCCGAGGCCTCATTCGTACAGAAGAACAAACTTTTTTATGCACTACAATAGGCaacaaatgtttttaaattcctTTAACATCTGTTATTTCTCAGTTTGAAACTGTTGAATGTTTGTGTTTTATTGCCTTTTATATTGGCTAAAAATAGGCTCTTTCTTCTTTCTAGTTTCTCAGGGAAACAATCATTTGGTCCTAAGGATGTCTTTGCAACCCTGTCGAACATCCGGACCACACTAGCAGGTGATTGGCCTCCTGAAAGGCTTGTACATGTTGTGGAAAAATTACAATGCCGTGCCCATGGTCAAGACGGAGTTGCAATCCGCGTATCTGGGTCCTTTATTATTGGAAATCAGTTTCTCATTTGTGGGGATGGTTTGCAAGTAGAGGGATTGCCAAATTTTCGAGATCTTTCAATTGATATCGCCAGCAAACGTATGGGTACATTTCAAGAACAGTTCATCATAGAACCAGGAAACACTGTTGGACGCTACGTTATAGCTAAACAAGATCTTTATATCACCCAGTAGAATATCTAACCTGTGAGATTTGTCTTCTCCGAGGTTAGTGATTCAACAATGCTTTGCAAGTTCTCTTTGTCGTAGAAAttacttaaatattaatttccCCCTTAATTTGCATGTGATggaaattaatatcataattaATTCTTTTATCAATTAGTCCCACGAACTTGCTAGTTTCGATCAATTAGCCCAATGTTTTTGTTAATTGTTCTCTCATCGATAAGAAGTGATAATATTAGgaactaattgataaaaaagaagTTAATCTTAATGTTAATTTCTTATCATATGCAAGTTCAGTGGACATTTTGATAATGAAGTCCCTTAAGATTGTTATTTATAGTCGTCTTGGTCTCTGTAATTCGACAGTGTTTGAATTGCTTGCAAAGACATTAAGTCTTCTTAATCTCTGTTATGCATCTTTTCAAATTTCTTTGACAAATGATAAGTTTGCGTATTCTGAAATGTCTAGCAAATTTCGTTTCTGTCGCAGATTGTTAACCATTTCTACTGCAAGAGCTCCAAGCTGACAAGCGTTGGTTAGCATACCTAAAATCTGCCGTACCATGAGATTGCATTGTCTCCGTCAACGCCAAGGATGCCCTGATTGTTAGCCTGGTAGGTTTCATCTTTGCCTTCAAACCAAATCAGCGAGAAACCGAACCTGGAAGTGTAGGGTAGGTTGTTTGAAAAGTGGATTCAGTGCAGCAGATGAGCCAGAGGAAATTAGAGCTCAACATGAGATAAACCAGAATAATCCCCTCTTACCATAAAAATGTGCATAATCTAGAATAAGAAACCATAAAGGACAAGCAGCATTAATCTCTGGTATTCACatttgtttatgtttttttatctgTACTGTTTGTGATACctgtaattaaaatgaaaactcTTAAGCCTTCGCTTGGTTcgtaataatatatttttcagatttttttttttatgaaaatattttttcagaaAGTTAATTACTTGGCAAGTGAGAATAATTTGTTTGGTTCGTTTTCAATTTTccaaaaattgttttttaatacaTTAAGTATTAAAGACAATAAAGTCCTCGTTAACcgattaaaataatttcatgAGCAAGGAGAATATTATTAGCTATATTCCTACCAGAAATATAAATTGATTGGCTATCATTAACAATCTTTCCTAAGATATTAATTGATCTATTTACGAAGAATTTTAGAAATAGATTTGTAAATAACATTGCAACAAGCTATTGGACGAAAGTCATTAATTAACACAGGAGACTTAACTTTAAGAAAAAAAGAGATAGAAGTGAAATTAACCTGTCTAAGCACTTTACTAGATAAATTCTTTAATAGCAAAGCAAATATTACTCTCAAGGGAAGTTCTTACCTAGACCCGGTgcatgaaaaattcatggatctatccaatgaggtgttagagaaatgagaaaaaagaaaaataatgagaaaaaagagaaaattatgttagattttctaacacctTATTGGATAGGTGCATGAAAAATTCATAGATCGGGACTAAAGGATACTCTagtaattttgataattaaataaataaatgtatatTGATCACAactaaaaagaaaatgtttCCTTAGTTAACAACtacaaaatagatttttttttttcatcttttttaaacTAACTCTCTATGGAATCGAGGGATGATAATCATTATATAGGctacaaatatacatatttgattTCTACAATCATCTTTAACTAAATGTACAGTCCAAGAAAAAAATGCAGCCTTAGTTTAACTGACAAAATACTGCCTACAAAAATATTTGCTGTATTATTTCAGATTCGACCCTG is part of the Mercurialis annua linkage group LG3, ddMerAnnu1.2, whole genome shotgun sequence genome and encodes:
- the LOC126673596 gene encoding mitogen-activated protein kinase kinase 3 isoform X1, producing the protein MAGLEELRKKLAPLFDAEKGFSAGSTLDPSDSYMLSDGGTVNLLSRSYGVYNINELGLQKSSSSPLEETDYVEKTYRCGSHEMRIFGAIGSGASSVVQRAIHIPTHRILALKKINIFEKEKRQQLLTEIRTLCEAPCNEGLVEFHGAFYTPDSGQISIALEYMDGGSLADILRVRKKIPEPILSFMFQKLLHGLSYLHGVRYLVHRDIKPANMLINLKGEPKITDFGISAGLENSVAMCATFVGTVTYMSPERIRNESYSYPADIWSLGLALFECGTGEFPYTANEGPVNLMLQILEDPSPSPSKHNFSPEFCSFVDACLQKDPDARPTADQLLLHPFILKYAESGVDLAAFVRNVFDPTQKLKDLADMLAMHYYLLFDGSEEHWQHAKTLYNEGSTFSFSGKQSFGPKDVFATLSNIRTTLAGDWPPERLVHVVEKLQCRAHGQDGVAIRVSGSFIIGNQFLICGDGLQVEGLPNFRDLSIDIASKRMGTFQEQFIIEPGNTVGRYVIAKQDLYITQ
- the LOC126673596 gene encoding mitogen-activated protein kinase kinase 3 isoform X2, whose product is MRIFGAIGSGASSVVQRAIHIPTHRILALKKINIFEKEKRQQLLTEIRTLCEAPCNEGLVEFHGAFYTPDSGQISIALEYMDGGSLADILRVRKKIPEPILSFMFQKLLHGLSYLHGVRYLVHRDIKPANMLINLKGEPKITDFGISAGLENSVAMCATFVGTVTYMSPERIRNESYSYPADIWSLGLALFECGTGEFPYTANEGPVNLMLQILEDPSPSPSKHNFSPEFCSFVDACLQKDPDARPTADQLLLHPFILKYAESGVDLAAFVRNVFDPTQKLKDLADMLAMHYYLLFDGSEEHWQHAKTLYNEGSTFSFSGKQSFGPKDVFATLSNIRTTLAGDWPPERLVHVVEKLQCRAHGQDGVAIRVSGSFIIGNQFLICGDGLQVEGLPNFRDLSIDIASKRMGTFQEQFIIEPGNTVGRYVIAKQDLYITQ